From the genome of Halorussus caseinilyticus, one region includes:
- a CDS encoding carbohydrate kinase family protein: MTDADEPAPTRLDAIAVGSAVVDRVYGLTNLPEPDGGAFVRDESTAIGGVAANVAAALARLGRETGVVSRVGDDDAADRILTDLRNRGIDARRVRRGNPDEQTSYSLILRDPDGKRMIVAGGESVPNLRLTDADRDYLRRADLAFTSAYAPDPVVSDLVAAASDPGDFPPLVFDLAGPLSELEDRATRPETIDALLPVCDCFVANEVSARSYLGADPREAVAQLRERGVTRAALTRGTDGALLLTEDDEILDIPAFEVETADTTGAGDAFTAGLVHGWLLGNRSPEEAGRFAAATAALNCTAENARGGLPTVSKVQRFLEQK, from the coding sequence ATGACCGACGCCGACGAACCAGCGCCGACTCGTCTCGACGCAATCGCGGTCGGAAGCGCCGTCGTGGACCGCGTGTACGGCCTGACCAACCTCCCCGAACCCGACGGGGGCGCGTTCGTCCGGGACGAATCGACCGCAATCGGCGGGGTCGCCGCGAACGTCGCCGCGGCACTCGCCAGACTCGGGCGCGAAACCGGGGTCGTCTCCCGCGTCGGCGACGACGACGCGGCCGACCGGATTCTGACCGACCTCCGAAATCGGGGCATCGACGCCCGGCGCGTCCGACGCGGAAATCCTGACGAACAGACCTCCTACTCGCTGATTCTGCGCGACCCCGACGGCAAGCGCATGATTGTCGCTGGCGGCGAGAGCGTCCCGAACCTCCGACTGACCGACGCCGACCGCGACTACCTCCGGCGGGCGGACCTCGCGTTCACCAGCGCGTACGCGCCCGACCCGGTGGTCTCGGACCTCGTGGCGGCCGCGAGCGACCCCGGCGACTTCCCGCCGCTGGTGTTCGACCTCGCCGGACCCCTCTCGGAACTCGAAGACCGGGCCACCCGCCCCGAGACCATCGACGCCCTCCTGCCGGTCTGCGACTGCTTCGTCGCCAACGAGGTGTCGGCCCGGTCGTACCTCGGCGCGGACCCCCGCGAGGCGGTCGCACAACTCCGCGAGCGAGGCGTCACCAGAGCCGCGCTCACCCGCGGAACAGACGGCGCGCTCCTGCTCACCGAGGACGACGAAATCCTCGACATTCCGGCGTTCGAGGTCGAGACGGCCGACACCACCGGCGCGGGCGACGCCTTCACCGCCGGACTGGTCCACGGGTGGCTCCTCGGCAATCGCTCCCCCGAGGAGGCCGGACGCTTCGCCGCGGCGACGGCGGCGCTCAACTGCACCGCCGAGAACGCCCGCGGGGGTCTGCCGACCGTGAGCAAAGTCCAGAGATTCCTCGAACAAAAATAA
- a CDS encoding BtpA/SgcQ family protein, with product MNAIDAEKPVVGMVHLPALPGAPKFSGDLEEVRETALRDARRLEAGGVDALMVENFGDAPFYPDDVPKHVVASMTRVVAEIEDEVDLPIGVNVLRNDAAAALSVAAATESAFVRVNVHVGARVTDQGVVEGQAHETVRLRDRLDSDAAILADLDVKHSAALADRPLDAEAVAEPVERGLAEGVVVSGAGTGHEVGGDHLRAVASARDEAGLDAPIFVGSGTTPENIGDLLGVADGVIVGTALKEGGETTNPVSVERVERLVAAADEVR from the coding sequence ATGAACGCTATCGACGCCGAGAAACCCGTCGTCGGCATGGTTCACCTCCCGGCCCTGCCCGGCGCGCCGAAGTTCTCGGGTGACCTCGAAGAGGTCCGAGAGACCGCCCTCCGAGACGCCCGGCGACTCGAGGCGGGCGGCGTGGACGCGCTGATGGTCGAAAACTTCGGGGACGCGCCGTTCTACCCCGACGACGTGCCCAAGCACGTCGTCGCGTCGATGACCCGCGTCGTCGCCGAAATCGAGGACGAAGTGGACCTCCCGATAGGCGTCAACGTCCTTCGGAACGACGCCGCGGCCGCGCTCTCGGTCGCGGCCGCGACCGAGAGCGCGTTCGTACGCGTGAACGTTCACGTAGGCGCGCGCGTGACCGACCAAGGAGTCGTGGAGGGGCAGGCCCACGAGACGGTCCGCCTGCGCGACCGTCTCGACTCCGACGCCGCCATCCTCGCGGATTTGGACGTGAAACACTCGGCCGCGCTCGCGGACCGACCGCTCGACGCCGAAGCGGTCGCCGAACCGGTCGAGCGCGGACTGGCCGAGGGCGTCGTCGTCTCCGGCGCGGGAACCGGCCACGAGGTCGGCGGCGACCACCTCCGGGCGGTCGCCTCGGCCCGCGACGAGGCGGGACTCGACGCGCCGATTTTCGTCGGAAGCGGCACGACGCCCGAGAACATCGGCGACCTGCTCGGGGTCGCCGACGGCGTTATCGTGGGGACCGCGCTCAAGGAGGGCGGCGAGACGACGAACCCCGTCTCTGTGGAACGAGTCGAGCGACTGGTTGCGGCCGCCGACGAAGTGCGATGA
- a CDS encoding DHH family phosphoesterase: MKDWVIDDDNLSVERKSILPGEGFFVPDSVEEAKEEAEAEAELTGADVAVVADPDADGLACTALVREVYGEAALIDAGPHDLEDALERVADYSEPGATVFVCDLCPDTYDEVGEALEVLADQAGDFHWFDHHQWTDPVAEAVRDAGVNLVVGDSDEECTADVAVRAIDYDFPDYLAELAAVTRDHDLWIRDDPRSDDLADFSYWAEPEEYIEAVAEHGADLPEDVQEFLAEMRVEKEALIEKAVARADIEEVGPWTVGVTYGRCSQNEVAEELRQQGTDAAVVVKPSGSASIRGTDNFERAHEVARQVNGGGHPKAAGCKPCIYDDMLDYAHHWTTRGATAKQVIIEAFYNLDWDEEAGEDDGETEDEN, translated from the coding sequence ATGAAAGATTGGGTCATCGACGACGACAACCTCTCCGTCGAGCGAAAGTCCATCCTCCCCGGAGAGGGATTCTTCGTCCCCGACTCCGTAGAGGAAGCGAAAGAAGAGGCCGAGGCCGAAGCGGAACTGACGGGCGCGGACGTTGCGGTCGTCGCTGACCCCGACGCCGACGGACTCGCCTGCACCGCGCTGGTCCGGGAAGTCTACGGCGAGGCCGCCCTCATCGACGCCGGTCCCCACGACCTCGAAGACGCGCTGGAGCGAGTCGCCGACTACAGCGAACCCGGCGCGACCGTCTTCGTCTGCGACCTCTGTCCCGACACCTACGACGAAGTGGGCGAAGCGCTGGAAGTGCTGGCCGACCAAGCGGGCGACTTCCACTGGTTCGACCACCACCAGTGGACCGACCCCGTGGCCGAGGCGGTCCGGGACGCCGGGGTGAACCTCGTCGTCGGCGACAGCGACGAGGAGTGTACCGCCGACGTTGCGGTCCGGGCCATCGACTACGACTTCCCCGACTACCTCGCGGAACTCGCGGCCGTCACCCGCGACCACGACCTCTGGATACGCGACGACCCGCGGAGCGACGACCTCGCGGACTTCTCCTACTGGGCCGAACCCGAGGAGTACATCGAGGCCGTCGCCGAACACGGCGCGGACCTCCCCGAGGACGTACAGGAGTTCCTCGCCGAGATGCGCGTCGAGAAGGAGGCACTCATCGAGAAGGCGGTCGCCCGCGCCGACATCGAGGAAGTCGGGCCGTGGACCGTCGGCGTGACCTACGGCCGGTGTTCCCAGAACGAGGTCGCCGAAGAACTCCGCCAGCAGGGGACCGACGCCGCAGTCGTCGTCAAGCCCTCCGGAAGCGCGTCCATCCGCGGCACCGACAACTTCGAACGCGCCCACGAGGTCGCCCGGCAGGTCAACGGCGGCGGCCACCCGAAGGCCGCGGGGTGCAAGCCCTGCATCTACGACGACATGCTCGACTACGCCCACCACTGGACGACCCGCGGCGCGACGGCCAAGCAGGTGATTATCGAGGCGTTCTACAATCTGGACTGGGACGAGGAGGCGGGAGAAGACGACGGCGAGACCGAAGACGAGAACTGA
- a CDS encoding 5'-deoxyadenosine deaminase, translating into MLLQGTVVADSETVIEDGAVVVEGEEIAAVGDRTELVESYPDHERKEYDLLTPGVVGGHVHSVQSLGRGIADDTALLDWLFDYVLPMESSLDPEGMAIAAELGYLELLESGVTTAIDHLSVRHADEAFEAAGELGVRARMGKVLMDTESPDGLLEDTREGLDETERLIEKYHDTHGGRIRYAVTPRFAVSCTEECLRGARELADAYEGVRIHTHASENRDEVATVEERTGQRNIHWLDEVGLTGEDVVLAHCIWTDEDEREVLEETGTHVTYCPSSNMKLASGIAPIVDYVDRGINVALGNDGPPCNNTLDPFTEMRQASLLQKVEHLDPTTTPARLVFEMATENGAKAAGFENVGRLRPGWKADIVGLTTDVTRAVPLHDVFSHLVFSAHGDDVDFTMVDGRVVYEDGELQTADADEIRRRAREYDLPVAPE; encoded by the coding sequence ATGTTACTTCAGGGAACGGTCGTCGCCGACTCCGAGACGGTCATCGAAGACGGCGCGGTCGTCGTGGAGGGCGAGGAAATCGCCGCCGTCGGCGACCGCACCGAACTGGTCGAGTCCTACCCCGACCACGAGCGCAAAGAGTACGACCTGCTCACGCCGGGCGTGGTCGGCGGGCACGTCCACTCCGTCCAGTCGCTCGGCCGGGGCATCGCCGACGACACGGCCCTGCTGGACTGGTTGTTCGACTACGTGTTGCCGATGGAGTCGTCGCTCGACCCCGAAGGGATGGCCATCGCCGCGGAACTGGGCTACCTCGAACTGCTCGAATCCGGCGTCACCACCGCCATCGACCACCTGTCGGTCCGCCACGCGGACGAGGCGTTCGAGGCCGCGGGCGAGCTGGGCGTCCGCGCCCGGATGGGCAAGGTCCTGATGGACACCGAATCCCCCGACGGCTTGCTGGAGGACACCCGAGAGGGCTTGGACGAGACCGAGCGCCTGATTGAAAAGTACCACGACACTCACGGCGGGCGCATCCGGTACGCCGTGACGCCCCGATTCGCCGTGAGTTGCACCGAGGAGTGTCTCCGCGGTGCGCGCGAACTCGCGGACGCCTACGAGGGCGTGCGCATCCACACCCACGCGAGCGAGAACCGCGACGAGGTGGCCACCGTCGAGGAACGGACCGGCCAGCGCAACATCCACTGGTTGGACGAGGTGGGTCTGACCGGCGAGGACGTGGTGCTGGCTCACTGCATCTGGACCGACGAGGACGAGCGCGAAGTCCTCGAAGAGACCGGCACGCACGTCACCTACTGCCCCTCCTCGAACATGAAACTCGCCTCGGGTATCGCCCCAATCGTGGACTACGTGGACCGGGGCATCAACGTCGCACTCGGCAACGACGGCCCGCCGTGCAACAACACCCTCGACCCCTTCACCGAGATGCGCCAAGCCAGTCTCCTCCAGAAGGTCGAACACTTGGACCCGACGACGACACCCGCCCGACTCGTCTTCGAGATGGCGACCGAGAACGGCGCGAAGGCCGCGGGGTTCGAGAACGTCGGGCGACTCCGACCGGGATGGAAGGCCGACATCGTGGGCCTGACGACCGACGTGACCCGTGCGGTCCCCCTCCACGACGTGTTCTCTCACCTCGTGTTCTCCGCGCACGGCGACGACGTGGACTTCACGATGGTCGATGGCCGAGTCGTCTACGAGGACGGCGAGTTGCAGACGGCCGACGCCGACGAGATTCGCCGCCGCGCGCGAGAGTACGACCTGCCGGTCGCGCCGGAGTGA
- a CDS encoding ABC transporter substrate-binding protein translates to MRHDGKEQANRRTFLKFAGAGGLAATAGCLGLGGSGGGGDGPDKIVFGQPAAQTGQWDFLQPGVSQATDAAVKHINDAGGPLDADFEVVRRDTAVKPQEARSVVTQLVENDDALALLGLFSSEINPLFDFLQEQKTPVVTPWPGSNFLDTRGGDHGTPENLDDDEWVWRTVISDTVHTAGAAKRALDQGHSRVGVINGNTEGARSWADGFVNAYEEGGGTVAEQVEVSQGSSSYQSALSRLFEADFDAFAVSIPLEDAITLLGDWADGGYGRQPILSDPLAQDELPKQVGSALDGAWAASPGDAGPSYDTFESEYNSVDGDAEINGWTAPAWDATQVAALAIERAGEASREAVEKNLGPVTRGEGTEVASFEEGKEALADGDEIVYRGAATAATFTNFGNVFGSVTINEANGGSFSTIETIPAEELRQFVSEDEY, encoded by the coding sequence ATGCGACACGATGGCAAGGAGCAGGCGAATCGGCGGACGTTTCTCAAGTTCGCGGGCGCGGGTGGACTGGCGGCAACTGCTGGCTGTCTCGGACTCGGTGGTAGCGGTGGCGGCGGTGACGGTCCCGACAAGATAGTGTTCGGCCAGCCAGCGGCCCAGACCGGCCAGTGGGACTTCCTCCAACCGGGCGTCTCGCAGGCGACCGACGCCGCGGTCAAGCACATCAACGACGCTGGCGGACCGCTCGACGCGGACTTCGAAGTCGTCCGACGCGACACCGCCGTCAAGCCACAGGAGGCCCGGTCGGTCGTCACGCAACTCGTGGAGAACGACGACGCGCTGGCGCTGTTGGGTCTGTTCTCCAGCGAAATCAACCCCCTCTTCGACTTCCTGCAGGAACAGAAGACGCCCGTCGTAACGCCGTGGCCGGGGTCGAACTTCCTCGACACCCGCGGCGGCGACCACGGGACGCCCGAGAACCTCGACGACGACGAGTGGGTCTGGCGGACCGTCATCAGCGACACGGTTCACACCGCGGGCGCGGCCAAGCGCGCGCTCGACCAAGGCCACAGTAGGGTCGGCGTCATCAACGGCAACACCGAAGGCGCGCGCAGTTGGGCCGACGGCTTCGTCAACGCCTACGAGGAGGGCGGCGGCACCGTCGCCGAACAGGTCGAAGTCAGTCAGGGCAGTTCGAGCTACCAGTCGGCGCTCAGCCGCCTCTTCGAGGCAGACTTCGACGCGTTCGCGGTGAGCATCCCGCTCGAAGACGCCATCACCCTGTTGGGCGACTGGGCCGACGGCGGCTACGGCCGCCAGCCCATCCTCTCTGACCCCCTCGCGCAGGACGAACTCCCCAAGCAGGTCGGGAGCGCCCTCGACGGCGCGTGGGCCGCCAGCCCCGGCGACGCCGGACCGAGCTACGACACCTTCGAGAGCGAGTACAACAGCGTGGACGGGGACGCCGAGATAAACGGCTGGACCGCCCCGGCGTGGGACGCGACGCAGGTGGCCGCTCTCGCAATCGAGCGCGCCGGAGAAGCGAGCAGAGAGGCCGTCGAGAAGAATCTCGGGCCGGTCACGCGAGGCGAGGGCACGGAAGTCGCCTCGTTCGAGGAGGGCAAGGAGGCGCTGGCCGACGGCGACGAAATCGTCTACCGAGGCGCGGCGACGGCGGCGACGTTCACGAACTTCGGCAACGTCTTCGGTTCCGTGACCATCAACGAGGCGAACGGCGGGTCGTTCTCGACCATCGAGACCATCCCGGCCGAGGAACTGCGCCAGTTCGTCAGCGAAGACGAGTACTGA
- a CDS encoding branched-chain amino acid ABC transporter permease gives MGLAQNVVFGLVTGSYIAIAAIGFTLIYGIVNMINFAYGEYLTIGAFVGVLSAGMLPLPLPVAALVAMAGGGVASLVLARAFFTPINDTGPVPMLLTSIGLGLALRNLIRLTGGRSARYFDTETATYRFDGLPDLAVGPVDLLGDLFVTSEQLVVVGSAVAVFVVLHAMLTRTDVGIAMRAMGDDESLARVRGIDTQFIRDSVWVVAGVLAGLAGVLIGIQTNVSSSTGFSHILQILAAAILGGAGSPYGAIAGAYVIGLVLALSTAFLPAGMTGISTAVAFFILVVVLLVKPSGIAGQEVREA, from the coding sequence ATGGGGTTGGCTCAGAACGTCGTCTTCGGTCTCGTCACGGGTTCGTACATCGCTATCGCCGCCATCGGGTTCACGCTCATCTACGGCATCGTGAACATGATAAACTTCGCGTACGGCGAGTATCTCACCATCGGCGCGTTCGTCGGCGTCCTCTCGGCCGGGATGCTCCCGTTGCCTCTGCCGGTCGCGGCGCTCGTGGCGATGGCCGGGGGCGGCGTCGCCAGTCTCGTCCTCGCGCGGGCGTTCTTCACGCCCATCAACGACACCGGTCCCGTGCCGATGCTCCTCACGTCCATCGGTCTCGGGTTAGCACTCCGGAACCTCATCCGACTCACCGGCGGGCGGAGCGCGCGCTACTTCGACACCGAGACAGCGACCTACCGATTCGACGGCCTGCCGGACCTCGCGGTCGGTCCGGTGGACCTGCTTGGCGACCTGTTCGTCACCTCCGAGCAACTCGTCGTCGTCGGGAGCGCGGTCGCGGTCTTCGTCGTCCTGCACGCGATGCTGACCCGGACCGACGTGGGCATCGCCATGCGCGCGATGGGCGACGACGAGAGTCTGGCCCGCGTCCGGGGCATCGACACGCAGTTCATCCGCGACAGCGTTTGGGTGGTGGCTGGCGTGTTGGCGGGACTCGCGGGCGTCCTCATCGGCATCCAGACGAACGTCAGTTCCAGCACCGGCTTCAGCCACATCCTACAGATTCTCGCCGCCGCCATCCTCGGCGGGGCCGGGAGTCCGTACGGGGCCATCGCGGGAGCCTACGTCATCGGTCTCGTGCTGGCGCTCTCGACGGCGTTCCTCCCCGCGGGGATGACGGGCATCTCGACGGCGGTGGCCTTTTTCATCCTCGTCGTCGTCCTGCTGGTCAAGCCGAGCGGTATCGCCGGACAGGAGGTGCGTGAGGCGTGA
- a CDS encoding branched-chain amino acid ABC transporter permease, whose protein sequence is MSVGDRLPESIGDRLPDRSGDSALALGGVLVVLAALFVLTPISATLPGALYVFLEVAILFAVYGILVLGLDLQYGHTGLVNFGHVVFFAVGGYTVAMLSAEDPFAGIGLGLPWPLALVAGIVVAGVLGAVVGATSLRLRDDFLAIATLATAEIFHSLFVNFRGVFGGNTGILGVPQPVKALAGDTDTTLLATLLLFGGACAITFAVVTRLTDSPYGRVLRAIRADELVTRSVGKSTFTYKMQAFVYGAALAGLAGGLFALYNGAVAPGYFTIQVTVTVWIGMLLGGASNHRAVLAGLAVIMGLRLLSRFALGVAPVSADAFASIRLIFVGLVLVGVIRYRPAGIWGDEKELGVDS, encoded by the coding sequence GTGAGCGTCGGCGACCGCCTCCCGGAGAGCATCGGCGACCGCCTCCCCGACCGGAGCGGCGACTCGGCGCTCGCCCTCGGCGGCGTGCTAGTCGTGCTGGCGGCGCTGTTTGTGCTGACTCCCATCAGTGCGACGCTCCCCGGCGCGCTCTACGTCTTCCTCGAAGTCGCCATCCTGTTCGCCGTCTACGGCATCCTCGTGTTGGGGTTGGACCTCCAGTACGGCCACACCGGGCTGGTCAACTTCGGCCACGTCGTCTTCTTCGCCGTCGGTGGCTACACCGTGGCGATGCTGTCGGCAGAAGACCCCTTCGCGGGTATCGGTCTCGGCCTGCCGTGGCCGCTGGCGCTCGTGGCCGGAATCGTCGTCGCCGGAGTCCTCGGTGCGGTCGTCGGCGCGACTTCGCTCCGCCTCCGGGACGACTTTCTGGCCATCGCTACGCTGGCGACCGCCGAAATCTTCCACTCGCTGTTCGTCAACTTCCGCGGCGTCTTCGGCGGGAACACCGGCATCCTCGGGGTGCCACAGCCGGTGAAGGCTCTCGCGGGCGACACCGACACCACGCTACTGGCGACTCTGTTGCTGTTCGGCGGTGCCTGCGCTATCACCTTCGCCGTCGTGACGCGCCTGACCGACTCGCCGTACGGCCGCGTCCTGCGGGCGATTCGGGCCGACGAACTCGTCACGCGGTCGGTCGGCAAGTCCACGTTCACCTACAAGATGCAGGCGTTCGTCTACGGCGCGGCGCTCGCCGGACTCGCTGGCGGTCTGTTCGCGCTGTACAACGGTGCGGTCGCGCCGGGCTACTTCACGATTCAGGTGACGGTGACGGTCTGGATAGGCATGTTGCTCGGCGGCGCGTCGAACCACCGCGCGGTGCTGGCGGGTCTCGCGGTCATCATGGGCCTGCGACTCCTGTCTCGGTTCGCGCTCGGGGTCGCACCGGTCTCGGCCGACGCGTTCGCGTCCATCCGACTCATCTTCGTCGGTCTGGTCCTCGTCGGCGTCATCCGGTACCGACCGGCGGGAATCTGGGGCGACGAGAAGGAACTGGGGGTGGACTCGTGA
- a CDS encoding ABC transporter ATP-binding protein, with the protein MSLLDVDGIVKEFGGLRAIDRLSMSVEKGELVGVMGPNGAGKSTFFNCVSGVLTPDDGQVRFDGRDVTGDSPEELARTGLVRTFQRTRELETMTVRDNVRLAAPDQPGERTLPALLRTDGMQTTEREVRERADELIEAFELDHLEDEYSSNLSGGQRKLLELARVLMLEPDLLMLDEPFAGVNPSLTRDIAARIRELNDDGMTVVIIEHELETLTELVDRLVVLQQGSLLVEGDPEEVLADERVIEAYLGE; encoded by the coding sequence GTGAGCCTCCTCGACGTGGACGGCATCGTCAAGGAGTTCGGCGGTCTCCGGGCCATCGACAGGCTCTCGATGTCGGTCGAGAAGGGCGAACTCGTCGGCGTGATGGGTCCCAACGGCGCGGGTAAGTCCACGTTCTTCAACTGCGTCAGCGGCGTGCTGACGCCCGACGACGGGCAGGTCCGGTTCGACGGCCGCGACGTGACCGGCGACTCCCCCGAGGAGTTAGCCCGGACGGGACTGGTCCGGACGTTCCAGCGGACCCGCGAGCTGGAGACGATGACGGTCCGGGACAACGTGAGACTCGCCGCGCCCGACCAGCCCGGCGAGCGCACCCTGCCCGCGCTCCTGCGCACGGACGGGATGCAGACCACCGAGCGCGAGGTCCGCGAGCGCGCGGACGAACTCATCGAGGCGTTCGAGTTGGACCACCTCGAAGACGAGTACAGCAGTAACCTCTCGGGCGGCCAGCGCAAACTGTTGGAACTCGCGCGGGTGCTGATGCTCGAACCGGACCTACTGATGCTGGACGAACCGTTCGCGGGGGTCAACCCCTCGCTGACCCGCGACATCGCCGCGCGCATCCGCGAGTTGAACGACGACGGGATGACGGTCGTCATCATCGAACACGAGTTGGAGACGCTGACCGAACTCGTGGACCGCCTCGTCGTCCTCCAGCAGGGGAGCCTCCTCGTGGAGGGCGACCCAGAGGAGGTACTGGCGGACGAGCGCGTCATCGAGGCGTACCTCGGAGAGTGA
- a CDS encoding ABC transporter ATP-binding protein codes for MSLLDVSALDAGYGELQVLSDVDLHVEAGEYVTIVGPNGAGKSTAMKAVFGIADRLGGSITFDGSDIGDLPPEEVIHEGLSYVPQVDNVFPSLTVAENLRLGAYILDETPDERRRAVFERFPVLEERLDANAGTLSGGQQQMLAMGAALMLDPDLLLLDEPSAGLAPDLVTEMFDRVDAVNDSGTAVLMVEQNAKEALRRCDRGYVLAQGENRYEGSGDELLGDEEVRRQFLGG; via the coding sequence GTGAGCCTCCTCGACGTGTCGGCCCTCGACGCGGGCTACGGCGAGTTACAGGTCCTCTCGGACGTGGACCTCCACGTCGAAGCGGGCGAGTACGTCACCATCGTCGGCCCGAACGGGGCTGGCAAGTCCACGGCGATGAAGGCCGTGTTCGGCATCGCAGACCGACTGGGCGGCTCTATCACCTTCGACGGGAGCGACATCGGCGACTTACCCCCCGAGGAGGTCATCCACGAGGGACTGAGCTACGTCCCGCAGGTGGACAACGTTTTCCCGTCGCTGACGGTCGCGGAGAACCTGCGACTCGGCGCGTACATCCTCGACGAGACGCCCGACGAGCGCCGACGGGCCGTCTTCGAGCGATTCCCGGTCCTCGAAGAGCGACTCGACGCGAACGCCGGGACGCTCTCGGGCGGCCAGCAACAGATGCTGGCGATGGGCGCGGCGCTGATGCTCGACCCGGACTTGCTGTTGCTGGACGAACCGTCGGCCGGACTCGCGCCCGACCTCGTGACCGAGATGTTCGACCGCGTGGACGCGGTTAACGACTCGGGCACGGCCGTCCTGATGGTCGAACAGAACGCGAAGGAGGCCCTGCGGCGGTGTGACCGCGGCTACGTGCTGGCCCAAGGCGAGAACCGCTACGAGGGGTCGGGCGACGAACTACTGGGCGACGAGGAAGTCCGCAGGCAGTTCCTCGGCGGCTGA
- a CDS encoding NAD(P)/FAD-dependent oxidoreductase has protein sequence MDVVVVGGGIVGLSSAYSLATAGANVTLVEKGSLGMGSTARSAGGIRMQFSTEVNVRLSLASVEVWDDFADEFGVDIEHRRPGYLFLARSDETADRFRADVAMQNDLGVGSEFLSPEEARDHCPGLRDEQFVAAQYNAEDGFADPNLAVQGYAESAREAGVDIRTKTAVRDVLTAESAETADSADESADLAVTGVETDDERLDADFVVNAAGAWAGRVAEMGGLDLPIHPRRRQIATVEPTTPVPEDVPLTIDLDTGSYFRPERDGAALVGGKFDEADPDVDPDAYSESMDLAWAATAVERAADCATYFDADSRIKRGWAGLYAVTPDHHPIIEETAPGFVTAAGFSGHGFQHAPATGEIVAELCLDGEASLVDVSALSSGRFDEAGDELVERNVA, from the coding sequence ATGGACGTTGTCGTGGTCGGCGGCGGAATCGTCGGACTCTCCTCGGCGTACTCGCTCGCAACAGCTGGTGCGAACGTCACGCTGGTCGAGAAGGGGTCGCTCGGGATGGGAAGCACCGCGCGGTCGGCGGGCGGCATCAGGATGCAGTTCTCGACGGAAGTCAACGTCAGGCTTTCGCTGGCGAGCGTGGAAGTCTGGGACGACTTCGCCGACGAGTTCGGCGTGGACATCGAACATCGGCGACCGGGCTACCTCTTTCTCGCGCGGAGCGACGAGACGGCCGACCGATTCCGGGCGGACGTGGCGATGCAGAACGACCTCGGGGTCGGAAGCGAGTTCCTCTCGCCCGAGGAGGCGCGCGACCACTGCCCCGGACTCCGAGACGAGCAGTTCGTCGCCGCCCAGTACAACGCCGAAGACGGCTTCGCCGACCCGAACCTCGCGGTGCAGGGCTACGCCGAGAGCGCCCGCGAAGCGGGAGTCGATATTCGGACGAAGACGGCCGTACGGGACGTGCTGACCGCCGAGTCCGCGGAGACCGCGGACTCGGCGGACGAGAGCGCCGACCTCGCCGTCACTGGCGTCGAGACAGACGACGAACGCCTCGACGCCGACTTCGTGGTGAACGCCGCCGGAGCGTGGGCGGGCCGGGTCGCCGAGATGGGGGGTCTCGACCTGCCGATACACCCCCGTCGACGCCAGATTGCGACGGTCGAACCGACGACGCCGGTCCCCGAGGACGTGCCCCTCACAATCGACCTCGACACTGGGTCGTACTTCCGACCCGAGCGCGACGGCGCGGCGCTCGTCGGCGGGAAGTTCGACGAGGCGGACCCCGACGTGGACCCCGACGCCTACTCGGAGTCGATGGACTTGGCGTGGGCGGCCACCGCCGTCGAACGCGCGGCCGACTGCGCGACCTACTTCGACGCCGACTCGCGCATCAAGCGCGGATGGGCCGGACTCTACGCCGTGACGCCCGACCACCACCCTATCATCGAGGAGACCGCGCCGGGGTTCGTCACCGCGGCGGGCTTCTCGGGCCACGGCTTCCAGCACGCCCCGGCGACCGGGGAAATCGTCGCAGAGCTGTGTCTCGACGGCGAGGCGTCTCTCGTGGACGTGAGCGCGCTGTCGAGCGGCCGATTCGACGAGGCGGGCGACGAGTTGGTCGAGCGGAACGTCGCCTGA